The Peromyscus leucopus breed LL Stock chromosome 4, UCI_PerLeu_2.1, whole genome shotgun sequence genome segment CCAAAAATAACCTTGACTTTGTTTTATGCTGGCCATCTACTATGGACATGGAGCCTCTCTTAAGTGTGGTTTGCATTTCTAGTGAGGCACCATTGGAGAAAATGAGTTTTTCCCTTGCTGGGAACTGGGAAACATTTGAAAAAGGAGATTTTTGAGTTACATTATGAACTGAGCTGCTCAACAGAGCATGATCACTGTGGACATCCTGCTTAATTTGTGCTTCCCTTTTATCAACTGATGCAACAGGCTTGTCATGCTCCTTATAAAGCTAGGGCAAGTTTTAAAGTGGTGGGATGTGGGACTTGGGGTCATGACTAGAACATAgtaataaacacttttttttctttgtacttgAAGTTTGAAagattacatatatatgaacatatatatatatatatatatatatatatatatatatatatatatatactgctgCTCATAAAAATGTCATCACAATGCCTAGCATATAAGATGTTCTCACTAGTTTATGAAAAGATGATtgagtgtttttaaatttaatagaaaatgtCTAATATGTTAGGTAATAGCAGTACACAAGGCAGAGAGCTTAGACTAATACTCAACACAGTTAAAAATCTGTCTTTTTGATTAAATGCAAAAGGTGTCATTTATTTCacttatgtatttaattttttttactatttcctCTTTACTCAGTCTGACAACGTGTCAGAAAATAGTAAAGAATGTTCATGAGCTTTCTGTCTTATCTTTTTGATAAGGGCCTGGCTCTGAGTGATGTAGTTTAGAAATGAAACTTGgaaaatttctaatttaaaatctGCGTTATTACTCTAATTCCAGGAGTCTTCTACAGTCACAGTCTGAAACCCCACTGTTCTGTGATACTATGTAATTATTTAAAGGATTAAACATCTATAAACCTCCCGGTCTTTGTTGATTTCATGGATACATTGTTCATTTCTCTTAATTGATTGTATCACTAATCTATGTTTTTATCACACCATGTTATTCAGGTTCAATAATTGTTGATTGCTTATTTCTTTTAATCTCTTATTAGGATTATCTCTAAACTGTGCATTCCCTGCATCTTCCTACCCTGACTTTCCCCTCTGTCGACATGGAAGTGGACAATCGCACCATCCTTACTGAATTCATCCTCCTGGGCTTCTCAGAAGACCCTCACTGGCAGCTGGTCCTATTCGGAATATTTTTAACCATCTACTTGATGACCTTGTCAGGGAACATGACCCTGATTATCCTAATTCGTATTGATTCCAGGCTGCATACACCCATGTACTTTTTTATAGGAGGCCTATCTTTTTTGGACTTCTGGTATAATTCTGTGTACATACCTAAAATCTTGGTCAATTGTATCTCAGAAGACAAGCGTATCTCTTTGGCTGGCTGTGGggctcagtttttcttttcctgtgtagCAGCCTACACTGAGTGCTACCTGCTGGcagccatggcctatgaccgccaTGCTGCAATTTGTAGCCCGTTGCTTTATTCAAGCATCATGTCCACTTCTCTCTGTACTGGGCTAGTGGTTGGATCCTATGTAGGAGGGTTTTTAAATGCCATAGCCCATACTGCCAACACATTCAGGTTGCGTTTCTGTGGTAGGAATGTTATTGATCACTTTTTCTGTGATGTGCTTCCATTGGTAAAAATGTCCTGTACAGACACTCGTGTCTATGTGAAAATCCTTTCTAGTATGGTGGGCTTCACTGTGCTCTCTAGCATTCTTGCCATCCTCATTTCCTACTTCAACATCCTCCTGGCTATCTTGAGGATCCGCTCAGCCTCAGGAAGACGCAAGGCATTCTCTACTTGTGCCTCTCACCTGGTCTCTGTCACCCTCTTTTATGGCTCCTTGCTCTTCATGTATTCAAGGCCTAGTTCCAACTACTCGTTGGAGAGAGACAAAGTGGCTGCCATGTTCTATACCATCATCAATCCATTACTCAACCCTTTTATCTATAGCCTGAGAAACAAAGATGTTAAAGAAGCCTTTAAGAAGCTGATACAGATTATACAACAACACACATGAAGGCTGCCTTTCGTGTATTATGGCTGTTTAAAAACTGACTTGGAgacatgtttatatgtgtttcGATCATAGTTAAAGTTGAAATAATGTACTAACAGTTATGAGAGCCTTAACAACCTTCTCCTCAATTATGATTAACTTATTCTTGCTAAACTTTTCCAAATACATAACAATGAGTTTTTCAATGTAATATTCTTGTGTATTTCAATACTAACTTTAATACCATACCACCCTCTCCCCTCAATTTGGTCAGAATGATcatgagaaaagaatgaaatagaaagaGGTGGATTGTTTTCCCTCACTTAGTTTGACTTTGAAGTTTTGTAAATGAACTGCATCAAATATGGAAATGATACAAAATTGTTAAAAATTTGTTCAACATTTTATAAATTAGTATTCTTAGTAAGATGTCTCTTAAATTTCTTCCTATAAGTGTgattaaatatacataaaatatatttgtataaaacTTCCATTTTCTGCACTAGGATATTAATACAAATGTTATTAAGAGATATTTtgggttaaataaaaataaagggctaGAGACATGACTCAGAGGTTAGAGTATatgttgcccttgcagaggaccagaggtcAGTTGTCAGTAGCCACAGTGGGTGGTTCACAAATGCCTATAATTTAAGGTCCAGGGGCATCTGttgcctctggcctctataaGCACATGTAAACAGGTACATATACCCACACAAAACACAGACAATCTACACATAATTGAAagcaaaaaaaactttaaataaatattaaaaatcaaaatattctaagcctaagatcaaaaacacataTTTAGGGTCTCACTTTAACCTAAGggtataaatattaatatttatgatTTACTTCAGTGTAAGCCCCattgaaataaaacattataattGAGTGGAAAAGGCTTAAATAAGGTAACAAATATTCAGCTGTATCCTGTACTCCATGGTTGTTTTATTTCTCCAGGTATTTTATGTCAACTCATAGTTAAATGTCATAGTTTAGACAGTTGATATTTTAGGTTCTTTTAAACAGTgtaattgaaatatttaaaattttatactttgCAAGTGAAGAGCCTAAAATTCAAGGTTGGAACTTCActattgaaaagaaaattggtGTTTTGAGAATGACCTTATTATGTTATGCAATTAATTTTCAGTTGGTGTTTTAGAAATGAAATATTACATCCTCCCACTCTTTGTAATAGACCTTGATTCTTCTTCAAAGGTATATTATTACTTATAAGACATCATATTGAACAGTTCACATTGTAGTCTGATGTATAACAATAATACAAATGATAATGATACAAGTAATGTCCTTATTTAATGTATTATCATTACTtcgattttattgaaaatatttattcttataacacacacacacacacacacacacacacacacacacacacacagtatatataatatatcttgattacaattcccaggtcctccccactGCCCTTCCCATCCaaatccactccttttctgtgtctcattagaaaagaacaggcttttaaggtaacaataaaatataataagataaaacaataaccttcatatcaaagttggacaaggcaaactaAAGGGAAAACGTCCCAGGGGAAGGCACAAGAACCAGAGGCCCATTCATTCAcccactcaggagtcccataaaaacactgaactgaaAACTATAATATACATGCAGCAGATCTAGTGccgacctgtgcaggccctgtgtctgctgcttcagtctttgtgagttcaaatgaGCTTTGTTCAGTTCACTTATAGGGATTTGTTCTTCTGATATactccatcctctctgactcttacactttcctcctcctcttctgggaGATTCCCTTAACTCTGAAGGCAGGGATTTGATGGGGACTTCCCATTTAGAGATGTGTGTCTCAAGATCTCCCTTCCCCCCTGCCCCTGCACATACTGTctgactgtgagtctctgtgcttgctcccatctgctgccgtGGAAAGCTCctgtgatgatggctgaatacggcaccgatctatgagtatagcagaatatctttagTGCAGacgaatttctaaaggtcttactaataaaaacaaacccgaagccaggtattggggtgaacgctgaaagatcagagaaacagaacaagccatggccaacctcacctcgccagttcctcagctgatctcgtttcctcaaactggaatcctctgtgtcctcatctgaaaagatctcagctgaactgctgctaaaagctaaaagcttaaaaaggctctagttcctggtcctcataccttatatacctttctctttcttgccattacttcctgggattaaaggcgtgtgtcaccatgcctggctgtttccagtgtggctttgaactcatggagatccagacagatctctgcctctggaatgctagaattaaaggtgtgtgctaccactacctaaaactatgtttaatatagtggctgttatgttctctgacccccagataagtttactggggtggacaatatatcaaccacactttaggagtcattttatcactacattttttaAGAGCAGTAGTATTTAAAACAACCCATTAGTGCTTAGCATTGATTTGAAAAAATTATGCTTATTAAGACTTGGAATagagtagaaaagaaaacaatttcctCAATCCATACAAGTCAGAGAATTGTCTGTGTTACATCAAAGAGACACAGTCAatttgatggtttgaataagaatgctccccccataggctcacatagtTGGATAGTTCGTCACTATGAAGTGGAATTTTTTGATAGGATTAAAagaattagaaggtgtggccttgttggaggaactatGTCACTTGGgatgggctttgagctttcaaaagcctgTGCTAGGCCCAGTTCTATCTCTGCTTGCAGATCAGGATGGAGCccttagctacttttctagcaCCATACCTACTTGCTGCcgtgttccctgccatgatgataatggactaagcctcttaAACTGTCAGCAAGTatgcaattaaatgctttcttttataagagttgccttgtcatgagctttgctcagtcgATTTAAAGggacttgttctcctggtgtctcttcacagtaatataACAGTGACTAGGACAGTTGACACTACCACAATTATTTTGCTTACTTTAAAACTGGAGTTTTCCAAGCTTCAATATATAAGTTAATAAGATAAAAGCCTCAGTGTTgcatgcctttatttattttttataatgtatttcttGATTTCTCAAGAGCTTCTATGGGTGAAGATGGTAGACCTGGCTTTTATCTGGTGGCATCTTCACTCCAGGATGGTGTTATACATATgtgtagcaacaacaacaacaacaacaacaaaaagcaactgaATACAAATGGATTTCCAGTTAGtggaattaagaaaataataccaGATAGTGGGACAGAAGTGAAGCATAATATGAGTTAACTGAATTGAGACAAGGAAATTAACAACCTCACGAAAAGAGATCCAAGCAACCAAATCAAaacttccaaaagaaaaaaaaagatacagaaatggccaataatatatattaaaatcacAAAAAATGCAATTATTACAGCCATTACAACAGCTATGCTCAAGAAAGATACAAGGTAAGTTAGGGAGCCACCACAGAGAAAAGGGAATATTCCTGTTCTGGTGGCAGGAACGTAGATTGCACAGCCACTgatgtttgttgttttatatatagtTCCCTTTATTTAAGCATGATCAACACTTTTGCTGTTTTCTCAGCATGTGAGGACCAGAGTGAACTAAACACGAGACTGATAGAATAGAGCCTTtgcttgttcatttattttttgttttcttctatttttatttatttttgagaattttatataagtattgtatttacatcacattccctttttcctctcttccctccaattTCTTCTGTGTACCCCCACTATTCCTTATCAAAGTTATGGcctcttctttaattactattgtttcatatatatgctttatataaatacatacaatctACTGAgctcatttagtgttgctcatatttACACAGGATTAGGGCTGACCTCTTGGGATATGATATCTATCCGGGGACCTGTCCTTGCAGAATactgattctccttctctcagcagccattgactgGGTGTAGCTTTTCATCTAGGGTAAGGTCTTGTGagctttcccccatccacatgTCTATTATTACTGTCATTTTTTGGATCTTATTAGGCAACCATATTGGGCACAGCTTGGCTTCCCTATACAGAAGACACCATCTTGTACCATACATCTTTGTCtgctggctcttataatctttccatctcctcttccacaatgctcTCTGAACCTTTGATGTAGAGCttatattgtagatgtatcagttggggacAAGCACCCCAAGATCAGTTGTTCTCTGTCTTTTGACcacttgtggatttctgtaatctTCTCTGTCTGCTACAAAGGAAGCTTCTTTGGGGAAGACCaagagctacacttatctctGGGTATAAGATTAAGTATTTataatgcagttagaaattatactgctTTAGGGAAgtggcagttgtaggttctcctctagggttcATCGGCTCACCAGCTACAGTTAGTGGGCTAGGTTTATAGTACTAAGCATAAATTACCTCCAATTGAATTCTCTAAAGTCCAAGTAGATGGCTGTTTGTTATCTCCAGAATATAAGTGACATTATTGCATCTTTCTGGACTTCTTGCTGTGATGGATATTGTTGTgttcataggcattttcttcttcaaaaaaatTCATGTCAAGTGTTTTGATGGGGTAGATGATCTTCAGGCCCCGTGCCTTGCTGAGGAGCTTTTGACAGTGGATAGATACTGGGGAGGCAGTcactttttttcttgagaatgtggccactggtaggttttTCATGCTCCAATGAATGGCCTCACATCCCTGTACACTGAATAGCACAATCAGGACTTAACGCATTGTTCAAAAAAGGCATAGAGTTAGGAGGGGTGTAtggagggagcagaagagagagactgggatAGATAGGATCATATTCATTGAGTTCACCTATaaatttctcaaaaactaaaggaGAAGTTTAAAGAAGAGCTTATTGGACATATTATTCTCTTCCTATTGCAATTTTTGGAAATGCTAAAGCTTCAGTTATATTGCTGTAAAGCACTGCCATAGGATAATCAGAGTGGAACTGGCTTCTAGAGCTGTGAAAATCTGAGTTCAATGCATAAATGTCAGAGAGAAGGTGATATCAGCATCTACATATGTCAGAAACTCTAGGTGGCAAGTAAATATTTTGTTGTGTCGACATGTATGTCAATAGATCCTGGATCTGGTACTCTCTGAGTAATAAAATAGATGAAGAAATATAAGTGAtgattttcttataaaaacaaatatttccatTGTTAATGGATGTTATGTACTTCAATATTTcctagaagaaaaatataaactaaaacaaTGCTCCAACTTAGGTTAAGCTGACATTAATCTC includes the following:
- the LOC114710147 gene encoding olfactory receptor 9G4-like codes for the protein MEVDNRTILTEFILLGFSEDPHWQLVLFGIFLTIYLMTLSGNMTLIILIRIDSRLHTPMYFFIGGLSFLDFWYNSVYIPKILVNCISEDKRISLAGCGAQFFFSCVAAYTECYLLAAMAYDRHAAICSPLLYSSIMSTSLCTGLVVGSYVGGFLNAIAHTANTFRLRFCGRNVIDHFFCDVLPLVKMSCTDTRVYVKILSSMVGFTVLSSILAILISYFNILLAILRIRSASGRRKAFSTCASHLVSVTLFYGSLLFMYSRPSSNYSLERDKVAAMFYTIINPLLNPFIYSLRNKDVKEAFKKLIQIIQQHT